The Euphorbia lathyris chromosome 8, ddEupLath1.1, whole genome shotgun sequence genome has a window encoding:
- the LOC136202616 gene encoding uncharacterized protein isoform X2, protein MALESYHRRGLEACSFNLEDIQLTTNWEEVVCPICLDIPHNSVLLQCSSYGKGCRPFLCDTDHLHSNCLDRFKTANGMPSPSTSDVTVTTNTDHMVVKGDCSLACPLCRGDVTGWVVVDKARIHFNDKKRNCEEQQCSFAGTYVELCEHAQLEHPHARPSKVDPARQLDWENFQQSSEIIDVLSTIHSEVPRGVVLGDYVIEYGEDETEDEFEDFPGDEGNWWTSCILYQVFDNFRNSRNRRRSRVADTRRRNRRLSYDNSNSDEGSVASVEFAEYRLDETDDEFPSTNGQSRGNSSHRSSRRRRSRFYEN, encoded by the exons ATGGCACTCGAATCTTATCACCGAAGGGGTCTCGAGGCCTGTAGTTTTAACTTGGAAGATATTCAGTTAACGACCAATTGGGAAGAAGTGGTATGTCCTATATGCTTGGATATTCCTCACAACAGTGTACTTCTTCAATGCTCGTCTTATGGGAAAGGGTGTCGGCCGTTTCTCTGTGATACAGATCACTTGCACTCCAACTGTTTAGACCGTTTCAAAACTGCAAATGGTATGCCATCGCCTTCAACATCTGATGTGACTGTAACAACAAACACCGACCATATGGTAGTCAAGGGTGATTGCAGTCTCGCTTGTCCCCTGTGTAGAGGCGACGTTACTGGATGGGTGGTTGTTGATAAGGCGCGCATACATTTCAATGACAAAAAACGTAACTGTGAGGAACAACAATGTAGTTTTGCAGGAACATATGTGGAACTGTGTGAACATGCTCAACTAGAACATCCCCATGCTCGTCCATCGAAAGTTGACCCTGCTCGTCAACTTGATTGGGAGAATTTCCAGCAATCCTCAGAGATTATAGATGTTTTAAGCACTATACATTCGGAAGTTCCACGTGGTGTAGTTCTCGGAGACTATGTGATTGAGTACGGGGAAGATGAAACTGAAGACGAGTTCGAGGACTTCCCAGGGGATGAAGGCAACTGGTGGACTTCTTGCATCTTGTACCAGGTTTTTGATAATTTCAGAAACTCAAGAAATAGAAGAAGGTCAAGAGTGGCTGATACGAGGCGGAGAAATCGCCGTTTGAGCTACGATAATTCAAATTCCGACGAGGGTTCTGTGGCATCCGTAGAATTTGCAGAGTATAGATTAGATGAGACTGACGATGAGTTTCCAAGTACAAATGGCCAATCCAGGGGCAACTCTAGCCATCGCAG TTCCCGAAGGCGGCGTTCCCGCTTCTATGAGAATTAG
- the LOC136202616 gene encoding uncharacterized protein isoform X1 produces MALESYHRRGLEACSFNLEDIQLTTNWEEVVCPICLDIPHNSVLLQCSSYGKGCRPFLCDTDHLHSNCLDRFKTANGMPSPSTSDVTVTTNTDHMVVKGDCSLACPLCRGDVTGWVVVDKARIHFNDKKRNCEEQQCSFAGTYVELCEHAQLEHPHARPSKVDPARQLDWENFQQSSEIIDVLSTIHSEVPRGVVLGDYVIEYGEDETEDEFEDFPGDEGNWWTSCILYQVFDNFRNSRNRRRSRVADTRRRNRRLSYDNSNSDEGSVASVEFAEYRLDETDDEFPSTNGQSRGNSSHRRRSFTGKCFICRRSFTGK; encoded by the coding sequence ATGGCACTCGAATCTTATCACCGAAGGGGTCTCGAGGCCTGTAGTTTTAACTTGGAAGATATTCAGTTAACGACCAATTGGGAAGAAGTGGTATGTCCTATATGCTTGGATATTCCTCACAACAGTGTACTTCTTCAATGCTCGTCTTATGGGAAAGGGTGTCGGCCGTTTCTCTGTGATACAGATCACTTGCACTCCAACTGTTTAGACCGTTTCAAAACTGCAAATGGTATGCCATCGCCTTCAACATCTGATGTGACTGTAACAACAAACACCGACCATATGGTAGTCAAGGGTGATTGCAGTCTCGCTTGTCCCCTGTGTAGAGGCGACGTTACTGGATGGGTGGTTGTTGATAAGGCGCGCATACATTTCAATGACAAAAAACGTAACTGTGAGGAACAACAATGTAGTTTTGCAGGAACATATGTGGAACTGTGTGAACATGCTCAACTAGAACATCCCCATGCTCGTCCATCGAAAGTTGACCCTGCTCGTCAACTTGATTGGGAGAATTTCCAGCAATCCTCAGAGATTATAGATGTTTTAAGCACTATACATTCGGAAGTTCCACGTGGTGTAGTTCTCGGAGACTATGTGATTGAGTACGGGGAAGATGAAACTGAAGACGAGTTCGAGGACTTCCCAGGGGATGAAGGCAACTGGTGGACTTCTTGCATCTTGTACCAGGTTTTTGATAATTTCAGAAACTCAAGAAATAGAAGAAGGTCAAGAGTGGCTGATACGAGGCGGAGAAATCGCCGTTTGAGCTACGATAATTCAAATTCCGACGAGGGTTCTGTGGCATCCGTAGAATTTGCAGAGTATAGATTAGATGAGACTGACGATGAGTTTCCAAGTACAAATGGCCAATCCAGGGGCAACTCTAGCCATCGCAG